From a single Bacillus gobiensis genomic region:
- a CDS encoding TetR/AcrR family transcriptional regulator, which translates to MEKQTNDRRSIRTKRLIRDAFTKLMEEKGFERITVRDLTQKADINRGTFYLHYRDKHDLLERSEAEILQEIEDIQKIAGKINPIEILNSDFKEPLPFIMKLFEYIEENADFIKVILGPKGNPGFQVKIKEMMKKNMLQKIVEHKEEDTLVPEEYLISYVTSAYIGVIQQWLDGGLVQSPRDMSLTLSRMNILGPFRAAGLFKPE; encoded by the coding sequence ATGGAGAAGCAAACAAACGACAGACGAAGTATTCGAACGAAGCGATTGATTCGCGACGCCTTTACGAAATTAATGGAGGAAAAAGGCTTCGAGAGGATCACCGTTAGAGATTTGACGCAAAAAGCAGACATTAATCGCGGCACGTTTTATTTACATTACCGGGATAAACATGATTTGCTGGAGCGGAGTGAAGCTGAGATTCTGCAAGAAATCGAAGATATTCAAAAGATTGCAGGGAAAATCAATCCGATTGAAATATTAAACAGCGACTTTAAAGAACCGTTGCCCTTCATTATGAAGCTTTTTGAATACATTGAAGAGAACGCTGATTTTATCAAGGTAATTTTAGGTCCAAAAGGAAACCCCGGTTTTCAAGTGAAAATTAAAGAAATGATGAAAAAAAATATGCTGCAAAAAATCGTAGAGCATAAAGAAGAGGACACACTGGTTCCTGAGGAATATTTAATTTCATACGTCACCTCTGCATATATCGGAGTGATCCAGCAATGGTTAGACGGCGGCTTGGTTCAATCGCCGCGGGACATGTCTTTAACTTTATCACGAATGAACATTCTTGGGCCTTTTCGTGCGGCGGGATTGTTTAAGCCCGAATAA
- a CDS encoding MFS transporter — MFTYLTPFFETILHLNTSGVGLMMLVLGVVGVIGSRLDGSGVDAWGTVRMISLSFLVSFGALAFLPMFTAILPIGLVLLTIWMMFIFMAAPGINSYFIQQAPQSSNFILGLNTSIIHLGMAIGAGLGGILVNSASTVLYHPWAASSTIALGLAAAIVSFSIRKRNYSETA; from the coding sequence ATGTTTACGTATTTAACTCCATTTTTTGAAACTATCCTTCATTTAAATACTTCTGGTGTCGGTCTCATGATGCTTGTATTAGGAGTGGTTGGAGTAATCGGCTCACGCTTGGATGGATCAGGTGTCGATGCTTGGGGAACTGTCCGCATGATTTCTCTTAGTTTTTTAGTTTCATTTGGTGCTCTTGCTTTTCTGCCTATGTTTACGGCAATACTGCCTATTGGATTGGTTTTATTAACGATTTGGATGATGTTTATCTTTATGGCGGCTCCTGGTATTAATTCGTACTTTATTCAACAAGCACCTCAGTCAAGCAATTTCATACTTGGTTTGAACACATCGATTATACATTTAGGAATGGCTATTGGTGCAGGTTTAGGGGGAATTCTTGTGAATTCGGCATCCACAGTCCTTTATCATCCATGGGCAGCGAGCAGTACGATAGCTTTGGGGTTGGCTGCGGCCATTGTCTCTTTCTCGATACGAAAAAGGAATTATTCTGAAACGGCATAG
- a CDS encoding helix-turn-helix domain-containing protein, with protein MGLRDSQCQVLWVSRIDYSKNSGVKQHSHDFFQLLLVIDGEGLIEIGNEKYNVLANRCYIFKQGYNHSFYFTKNTITIDFKFTLSKDIIQFIQENNVINIYQMKDITPFKELFKLSILKLDDANALLPFRIDVGFKSALLGILQENLSQYVENTINVPLINTDKGYPMVQYLEKHMHTKMSLEEMADYFGFHPHYLIELFKKNTGTTPMQYLQALRLDKAKEYLEFTTHTISEIADFIGLTAPYFSRLCCDRFGKSPTKLREQMRKVVGKDIVLEQDFTLDTQPLISNKTPI; from the coding sequence ATGGGATTGAGAGATAGTCAATGCCAAGTTTTATGGGTATCTAGAATTGATTATTCTAAGAATAGTGGGGTGAAACAACATAGTCATGATTTTTTCCAGCTTCTCTTGGTAATTGATGGAGAAGGGCTCATAGAAATTGGAAACGAAAAATATAACGTCTTAGCAAATCGTTGTTATATATTCAAACAAGGCTATAATCATTCGTTTTATTTTACAAAAAATACGATTACCATTGATTTTAAATTTACTCTGAGCAAAGACATCATTCAATTTATCCAGGAAAATAATGTAATTAATATTTATCAGATGAAGGATATTACTCCATTTAAGGAATTATTTAAACTTTCAATTTTAAAACTTGACGATGCAAATGCCTTGCTTCCATTTAGAATTGATGTCGGGTTTAAGAGTGCCTTATTAGGGATATTACAAGAAAACCTTTCTCAATATGTTGAAAACACTATTAATGTTCCTTTGATCAACACGGATAAAGGCTATCCTATGGTACAATATCTCGAGAAGCATATGCATACAAAAATGAGTCTTGAAGAAATGGCCGATTATTTTGGTTTTCATCCCCACTACCTTATCGAATTATTTAAAAAAAATACAGGAACTACACCAATGCAATATTTGCAAGCTCTTCGTTTGGATAAGGCAAAAGAATATTTGGAATTTACAACCCATACCATATCTGAAATTGCAGATTTCATCGGTTTGACAGCACCATATTTTTCAAGGTTATGCTGCGATCGTTTTGGCAAATCTCCAACTAAATTAAGAGAGCAGATGAGAAAGGTGGTAGGCAAAGATATTGTTTTAGAACAAGATTTCACACTCGATACTCAGCCATTAATTTCAAATAAAACACCTATATGA
- a CDS encoding zinc-dependent alcohol dehydrogenase — translation MVTKMTVPPMQLVEKDGPGTQMCAVMEDLGSISVKRALIPEPAEDEVRIKVKWVGICGSDLEVYRGAREPEFLTYPTRLGHEVAGIIDKIGKNVIGLREGDHVSLRYVWGAFAEYVCCSPFAVKVLPKDFPLIEGSLIEVLPPLIHTAERAEISPHKNVLIMGQGVSGLAMTQMIRLYSPKNLVTTDLFDEKLELSKKYGATHTYKLPAADTRTMDIVGKDFPDGFDVVIPCLLEGSGMVDAIDAAAQNGRIVMYGCIGTSHKPIDFFKIHKKRLDILSTEPKRDIDNRRFFEEGLRLVTDGLVNTKETITHIFPLEKIEEAFKLRNDRSGDVIHVIIDCDVNASQNE, via the coding sequence ATGGTAACAAAAATGACAGTTCCACCTATGCAATTAGTTGAAAAAGATGGACCTGGAACACAAATGTGTGCGGTTATGGAGGATCTCGGTTCAATTTCAGTCAAACGTGCATTAATACCTGAACCTGCAGAAGATGAAGTTCGAATCAAAGTGAAATGGGTTGGTATTTGCGGCAGCGATCTTGAAGTTTATCGAGGAGCACGAGAACCAGAATTTCTGACTTATCCTACTCGTTTAGGTCATGAAGTGGCTGGCATCATTGATAAGATTGGTAAAAATGTGATCGGATTAAGAGAAGGCGATCACGTTTCCCTGCGTTATGTCTGGGGTGCATTTGCCGAGTATGTATGCTGCAGTCCATTTGCTGTGAAAGTATTGCCAAAGGATTTCCCTCTTATTGAAGGATCACTTATAGAGGTATTGCCTCCTCTTATTCACACTGCTGAAAGAGCAGAGATTTCTCCTCATAAGAATGTGCTTATCATGGGGCAAGGTGTAAGCGGTCTTGCCATGACACAAATGATTAGACTTTATAGTCCTAAAAATCTTGTTACAACAGATCTTTTTGATGAAAAATTGGAACTATCAAAAAAATATGGAGCCACTCACACTTATAAATTGCCAGCTGCAGACACAAGAACGATGGATATTGTTGGCAAGGACTTTCCAGATGGATTTGATGTCGTTATCCCGTGTCTGCTTGAAGGATCGGGCATGGTAGATGCTATTGATGCTGCAGCGCAAAATGGACGGATTGTCATGTATGGTTGTATTGGAACGAGCCACAAGCCTATTGATTTTTTTAAAATTCATAAAAAAAGATTGGACATCTTATCGACTGAGCCGAAGCGTGATATCGATAATCGAAGGTTTTTTGAAGAAGGGTTGAGGTTAGTAACTGACGGACTTGTAAATACCAAAGAGACAATTACTCATATCTTCCCGTTGGAGAAGATTGAAGAAGCATTTAAGCTCCGGAATGACCGAAGTGGTGATGTCATTCACGTCATCATTGATTGTGATGTAAATGCTTCACAGAATGAGTAA
- a CDS encoding MFS transporter, with product MAVLSLEKRTIRKVTLRIVPYMFIAYLVAFLDRVSITYSSMGGMDEALQLTASTFGLLSGIFFIGYFLFEIPSNLLLNKFGARKWIGRILVTWGIVTVITAWVESATHLLILRFLLGVAEAGFFPGMILYITFWFRQKERAKVVALFMTAPPIANALGAPLSTWIVENIHWAGMPGWRWLFILAGLPAVVLGIITFFYLIDKPEKAKWLTSEEKGWLNSELNKEKESKIKVNSLSMKEVFKNKVVWRFTFINLTFVIGLYGISFWMPRIIQSLSELFTDATLGFVTMIPFLCGAITMVLVGRNSDRTGERKYHSAIGPLLGSLGLIGVLISPHPIVSVILICVTTAGLYSFSGPYWAFASSMITAEAAVVGIGIVNSVGNFGGFIGPYMIGILNDATGSVVFGIAFLALMLILTSIQLLTVRKEKIGIINKDQPSIPKNLQQKM from the coding sequence ATGGCAGTCTTATCACTTGAAAAGAGGACGATAAGGAAAGTAACATTACGAATTGTTCCATACATGTTCATTGCTTATTTAGTTGCATTTCTAGATCGGGTAAGTATTACCTACTCTTCAATGGGCGGAATGGATGAGGCATTACAATTAACTGCCAGTACGTTCGGTCTGCTCTCAGGGATATTTTTTATCGGATATTTTCTATTTGAAATCCCTAGTAATCTATTGCTAAATAAGTTCGGGGCGAGAAAATGGATTGGCCGTATCCTAGTTACTTGGGGGATTGTAACCGTTATAACTGCGTGGGTTGAAAGTGCTACTCATCTTCTTATTCTTCGATTTTTATTAGGGGTTGCGGAAGCAGGTTTTTTTCCCGGGATGATCTTGTATATTACTTTTTGGTTCAGACAAAAAGAACGTGCAAAGGTTGTCGCACTATTCATGACAGCTCCGCCAATTGCTAATGCTTTAGGTGCCCCTTTATCAACCTGGATCGTAGAAAATATCCATTGGGCGGGTATGCCAGGTTGGCGATGGCTTTTTATTTTAGCAGGCTTGCCAGCAGTTGTGTTAGGTATTATCACCTTTTTCTATTTAATTGATAAACCGGAAAAAGCAAAATGGTTAACATCGGAAGAAAAAGGATGGTTAAACTCGGAATTAAATAAGGAAAAGGAAAGTAAAATTAAGGTTAATAGTCTTTCAATGAAAGAAGTTTTTAAGAACAAGGTTGTCTGGAGATTTACTTTTATCAATCTCACCTTTGTTATAGGATTATATGGTATCAGTTTCTGGATGCCGCGCATCATCCAATCACTATCAGAACTTTTTACAGACGCAACCTTAGGATTTGTCACCATGATTCCGTTTTTATGTGGTGCAATTACTATGGTATTAGTAGGAAGAAATTCCGATCGGACGGGGGAGAGAAAGTATCACTCAGCGATAGGGCCTCTACTCGGATCGCTAGGTTTAATAGGAGTGTTGATTTCGCCTCATCCTATTGTTTCTGTCATTTTAATTTGTGTAACCACAGCCGGTTTGTATAGTTTTTCTGGTCCCTATTGGGCTTTCGCTTCATCTATGATAACAGCGGAAGCAGCTGTTGTTGGTATTGGTATTGTCAATTCAGTAGGTAACTTTGGTGGGTTTATTGGTCCTTATATGATAGGGATTTTAAATGATGCCACAGGGAGTGTGGTTTTTGGTATTGCTTTTCTTGCCTTGATGTTAATCCTTACAAGTATTCAGCTTTTAACGGTTAGGAAAGAAAAAATAGGAATAATTAATAAAGATCAACCATCTATTCCTAAAAATTTGCAGCAAAAAATGTAA
- a CDS encoding CxxH/CxxC protein, producing the protein MKSCEEHIETVIDMYVDEEELAPEIRKIKTTHSLSTTCELCNKPAVYLVGNE; encoded by the coding sequence ATGAAAAGCTGCGAAGAACATATAGAAACAGTGATTGATATGTATGTAGACGAGGAAGAACTCGCACCAGAAATCAGAAAAATCAAAACTACACACAGTTTATCCACAACCTGTGAATTATGCAACAAACCCGCTGTATATTTAGTGGGGAACGAATGA
- a CDS encoding D-lyxose/D-mannose family sugar isomerase: MVSRKEYESIKHECMDLLNKAGIVLSPSETESLEIADFGLGRIRELGLQLITYINTNRYCAKELILLPFQTCPEHLHPPVNNEKGKEETFRCRQGLVYLYVPGPKTENPHSVIPANYNLYLTVWHEITLHPGEQYTIQPNTPHWFQAGKDGAIVSEFSSTSTDENDIFTDPNINRMPVITD, from the coding sequence ATGGTGAGCCGAAAAGAGTATGAATCAATAAAGCATGAATGCATGGATTTACTTAACAAAGCTGGTATTGTTCTTTCTCCTAGTGAAACCGAGTCACTAGAAATTGCCGATTTTGGTTTAGGTCGTATTCGCGAGCTTGGATTACAGTTAATTACCTATATCAATACGAATCGCTATTGTGCAAAAGAACTGATATTACTTCCTTTCCAAACGTGTCCGGAGCATTTACACCCGCCTGTAAATAATGAAAAAGGGAAAGAAGAGACATTCCGATGCAGGCAAGGTCTTGTTTACTTATATGTGCCGGGACCTAAAACAGAAAACCCGCATTCCGTAATTCCCGCTAATTATAATTTGTATTTAACAGTTTGGCATGAAATCACGTTGCATCCTGGAGAACAATACACGATTCAACCGAATACACCGCACTGGTTCCAAGCTGGGAAAGACGGCGCTATTGTTTCAGAATTTTCTTCAACAAGCACAGATGAAAACGACATTTTTACTGATCCAAATATAAACAGAATGCCAGTTATAACGGATTAA
- a CDS encoding DUF1145 domain-containing protein, whose protein sequence is MRLIFVLKVSFYHPYPKNFNQIMNTLLIICLGIHYNMIKNECNKQYF, encoded by the coding sequence ATAAGACTAATCTTTGTTTTAAAAGTTTCATTTTACCATCCTTATCCTAAAAATTTTAATCAGATAATGAACACATTGTTGATTATCTGTCTTGGAATTCATTATAATATGATTAAAAATGAATGCAATAAACAATATTTTTGA
- a CDS encoding HIT family protein, which produces MENRDCFYCSKDQALESLMIEITKLNVSTLYLNKDQTHKGRCIIAFDRHVRELFQLKQEERYYFIEDISNVAKVLDQLFHPDKINFAIYGDLVSHLHIHVVPKVKDSPEWGEAFVNSPKSKKYLSQKNYDDLIHEIKIGLKQGGILNGLT; this is translated from the coding sequence ATGGAGAATCGGGATTGTTTTTATTGCAGTAAAGATCAAGCATTGGAGAGTTTAATGATAGAAATCACAAAGTTAAATGTATCAACTCTCTACTTAAATAAGGATCAGACGCATAAAGGAAGATGCATTATCGCATTTGATCGTCATGTGAGAGAACTCTTTCAGCTAAAACAGGAAGAACGATATTACTTTATAGAGGATATCTCAAATGTAGCAAAGGTGCTAGATCAGCTTTTTCATCCAGATAAGATCAACTTTGCTATTTACGGTGATCTAGTATCACATTTGCATATTCATGTTGTACCCAAGGTAAAAGATTCACCTGAATGGGGTGAGGCGTTTGTTAATTCTCCTAAATCGAAAAAATATCTGTCACAAAAAAATTACGATGATCTTATTCACGAAATAAAAATTGGTTTAAAACAGGGGGGAATTTTAAACGGATTAACATAA
- a CDS encoding DUF3221 domain-containing protein, with translation MKRIVFAISIIAMALTGCGTNQGSIPEEEQACIQGKVTEVNHHKQTGNIPEGEKQDIDPEQRVSSDDPGGTSSQNDHIGSIFVEGEKESDKFVISVDDNTEIIGQAEKEIEFTEISEGAKVEVYCVGGIQESYPAQGMAGKIIVTE, from the coding sequence ATGAAACGAATTGTTTTCGCGATAAGCATTATAGCCATGGCGCTCACTGGCTGCGGCACAAATCAGGGGAGCATTCCCGAGGAAGAACAAGCATGCATTCAGGGCAAAGTTACAGAAGTAAATCATCATAAGCAGACAGGCAATATCCCTGAGGGTGAGAAGCAGGACATAGATCCTGAACAAAGAGTTTCAAGTGATGACCCGGGAGGAACCTCTTCACAGAATGATCACATCGGTTCTATTTTTGTTGAAGGAGAGAAGGAATCCGATAAGTTTGTGATTTCTGTTGATGACAATACGGAAATCATCGGGCAAGCAGAAAAAGAGATCGAGTTTACGGAAATCTCCGAGGGGGCTAAAGTGGAGGTTTACTGTGTTGGTGGAATACAAGAATCATATCCCGCTCAGGGGATGGCAGGAAAGATCATTGTGACCGAATAA